The Triplophysa dalaica isolate WHDGS20190420 chromosome 5, ASM1584641v1, whole genome shotgun sequence genome window below encodes:
- the LOC130421313 gene encoding uncharacterized protein LOC130421313 isoform X2 — protein MTEKSDICLLGLILLSSLFTGVSGAEDSHVFISSGESVSLSCNDALHQCSSTTWMHSKYTTSATVEVFTGGIKKNNTERSERLSLTSDCSLNIYKTTQHDGGRYICTQFVNGHHHGNDSLVDLHVLHVSSSSSSSSSSQTEIRANTTVTLSCQLFTFDCDHEFSYDGYQLVWMNQTDVDLQTDSRYQIRSDKLCLISLTTTLVNEDDNTQLRCVFKHKNDIKTSVTYTVRFTDSNKILVTTTNPERFSTLNTPETTQQQVILVIVEVSVFAAPTVILLQIICAGRAQNRRRSQNAHPEDTVMSAV, from the exons atgactgagaagagtgatatatgtctgctgggactgatccttctctcttcactattcacag gtgtgagtggAGCAGAAGACTctcatgtgttcatcagttctggtgaaagtgtgtctctgtcctgtaatgatgctcttcatcaatgctcctcaactacatggatGCACAGTAAATATAcaacatcagctacagtagaagtgtttactggaggaataaagaagaataacacagagagatctgagagactgagtctgacatctgactgctctctcaacatctataaaacaacacaacatgatggtggacGATACATCTGCACACAATTTGTGAATGGACATCATCATGGAAATGATTCACTTGTTgatctacatgttcttcatg tgtcttcatcatcatcatcatcatcatcatcacagactgagataagagcaaacacaactgtcactctctcctgtcagctGTTTACATTTGACTGTGATCATGAGTTCAGTTATGATGGATAtcagctggtgtggatgaatcagactgatgttgatctacagacagactccagatatcagattagatcagataaactctgtctcatctctctgactacaacactcgtgaatgaagaTGACAACACACAGTTGAGATGTGTgttcaaacacaagaatgacatcaagacctcagtcacatatactgtcagatttacag attcaaacaagattctagtgaccaccacaaaccctgagagattctcaactcttaacacaccagaaactacacaacaacaag tgattctagtgattgttgaggtgtcagtgtttgctgctcctactgtcattcttcttcagatcatctgtgcaggaagagcgc aaaacagaagaaggagTCAGAACGCTCATCCAGAAgacacagtgatgtcagcagTTTAG
- the LOC130421313 gene encoding uncharacterized protein LOC130421313 isoform X1, whose amino-acid sequence MTEKSDICLLGLILLSSLFTGVSGAEDSHVFISSGESVSLSCNDALHQCSSTTWMHSKYTTSATVEVFTGGIKKNNTERSERLSLTSDCSLNIYKTTQHDGGRYICTQFVNGHHHGNDSLVDLHVLHVSSSSSSSSSSQTEIRANTTVTLSCQLFTFDCDHEFSYDGYQLVWMNQTDVDLQTDSRYQIRSDKLCLISLTTTLVNEDDNTQLRCVFKHKNDIKTSVTYTVRFTDSNKILVTTTNPERFSTLNTPETTQQQASSTTSIIIRVILVIVEVSVFAAPTVILLQIICAGRAQNRRRSQNAHPEDTVMSAV is encoded by the exons atgactgagaagagtgatatatgtctgctgggactgatccttctctcttcactattcacag gtgtgagtggAGCAGAAGACTctcatgtgttcatcagttctggtgaaagtgtgtctctgtcctgtaatgatgctcttcatcaatgctcctcaactacatggatGCACAGTAAATATAcaacatcagctacagtagaagtgtttactggaggaataaagaagaataacacagagagatctgagagactgagtctgacatctgactgctctctcaacatctataaaacaacacaacatgatggtggacGATACATCTGCACACAATTTGTGAATGGACATCATCATGGAAATGATTCACTTGTTgatctacatgttcttcatg tgtcttcatcatcatcatcatcatcatcatcacagactgagataagagcaaacacaactgtcactctctcctgtcagctGTTTACATTTGACTGTGATCATGAGTTCAGTTATGATGGATAtcagctggtgtggatgaatcagactgatgttgatctacagacagactccagatatcagattagatcagataaactctgtctcatctctctgactacaacactcgtgaatgaagaTGACAACACACAGTTGAGATGTGTgttcaaacacaagaatgacatcaagacctcagtcacatatactgtcagatttacag attcaaacaagattctagtgaccaccacaaaccctgagagattctcaactcttaacacaccagaaactacacaacaacaag catcatctacaacatcaataataataagag tgattctagtgattgttgaggtgtcagtgtttgctgctcctactgtcattcttcttcagatcatctgtgcaggaagagcgc aaaacagaagaaggagTCAGAACGCTCATCCAGAAgacacagtgatgtcagcagTTTAG